The DNA window AACTGAAAACCACCTTGGAAAACAAGGGGCAGAACACCACTGTCACTGTATATCCTTGATGAAGTAGTCTTTACGCAAAGGAACTATGCTCTCGATGAAAGTATGTGTGCTAAACGGAAAGTCAAGCTCTGGCCATGCTATTGTCAATTCTTCAGAATTTGAACTTGGATCGAAACAATAGAGGTTCCTAGCCAACAATTGCACCCAAATTTTCCCGTCATGGAAGAGTGTGTGTTTCGGAGTAAAATAACAGGAAGGCATCAACCAAGGCAAAGAGAAGTGGTATCTGGGAGTCCAGCTCTGCTTATCGTCGCTATTGAGCATCAATATGTCCATCGTGCGAGGCGGACCTTCAAGTACACCATCCACAACTAACAAGCATAGCCTTCCTTCAAGCTCCGTCAAAGAACAATGCCCTCCATAAGACTTGCGTGGAGGAAGCATCATCACATCAAATTTTTCACTCTCAAGATTCAAGCAATTGATACGAGATGAAGAAATGTAGCGGAACTTTGTCAGGTAGTACACTGTTCCATTCACATGCACCCCTCTATCTGTCGGAGCACCACGGAAGCTCCCAACTTGTCTCCAGACACCAGCTCCAAGTGTGTATATCTCACAGCACACCTTGAACGAATCAATATGTGCTCCTGGATAGAAATGCACAACCTTGTGCTCCCTCTTCTTCGGACAAAACCCCAAGCAGTGCCAATTACAGGATGAGAACTGGCTGCTCCCTGCTGTGTACATTGGCATTGGCAACATTAGAGATTCGGCGGTCGTCGGGTTCAGCACCTCCACGGCTCCTGTACTGTCACCCAGGCACAGCAGCCCATTGCATGAATTGTGCACAAACACGCTCCGAGATGCCGCGGGCCTCGACAGCTGGTACATGGACTTGTTGTCATCCGCGAGCACCGTGGCAAGTGACCTATCGCTCATCCGGTCATTCGCAAAGAGCAGCAACTTCTGCTGGCCGCGGCTAAGGTGCTCGTGGATGAAGTGCGGATCCGTGAGCACCGTCATCCAGGACTTGCACACCAGCCTGCAAGCGGCGAGCGCACGGGCAGGCAGTCTGCAGAAGACCTCCGTGAGCGCATCGTCGCACATCAACCGGGCAGGCTCCTCCGCTGCCCTTGGTTTCTTCTGCTCCATCAATTCCAGGCTAGGCTGAGAGAAGCCCCCGAAAATCCCCGGCCAATCAAGCTAGCGCCAACGCTCCTGGTTCAGGCACCCACGAAATAATAGCAGCACTTCAGCATAACAAAACAAAATTTTGATTTTTCATATGCAGTTGCAATCTGTATAGGGAATTAAGCAATCAAAAGCATCATGTACCTATCATACAGCCCCGAGGTCCACAGCCACAGCGCAGGCAGGGTCGGCCCTGCAGTTAGTTCTTGAGTCCAAGAAACAACCGCACAATTTCAGGCTTCAGCGCAACAAAGCGGGGGATCAGACGAATCGAACCGCTGAATCCGCGCCGCTAGATGCAACCGCCTGCTCCAATGCAGCCTCAAGGAGACAAGGACTCCTCCCTCCGCCTCTGGAATCCCCCGAGGACCTGCCAGGACCAGCGAAATCAAGAGCGGCTCCACACGGACCCCCAACGAACTCACCACCAGCACATGGTAGGAGAAGGCGACTCGGTGTCCAGTCCTTGtaaacaaaagaaaagaagagaaccAACCAACCTACCGGCCGGCCAAACCGAAGCGGACCCCGACTCGGGCCTCGGCGAGGGCGGAGATTAACGCGGCGGAATACGATGCCGGCCGAGCGGCGGTCGGCGCATCGGCCTCACCGATGAAGtggtggcgacggcggcgggcggcgacttcgcccttttccctccctcccGTTTCCGCTTCCTCGGTCGCGTTCGTCGGCTCTTGTTTTTGTTTCGGGCGGGGTCGGGTCGGGTCGGGTCTCGGGTGGGGGAGAGAACAAGAAACGGGGAGACGATAGGCGGGCGGGGGTGGGTGACACTGACGCGGGGCCGCGGGGGCATCGCCGTGTCGACGCGGTGGGGAAGGACAGGAGTAGGGCGGCACGCGCAGGCGACACGAATCGCGAGGCGTCGGCGGGGCGGGCGGGTCCGTCGGATGCGGGGCGGGCGGACGGGATGGGCTGGGGACGCGCGCGCTtgagcggccgcggccgcgggagGGGGTCGGGGCGGGCCCCGTGCGCCGCTGTCGTCGCCGTAGGGAGGAGGGAGGGCAGCGTCGCGATCCGGGGCGGCGATGCCGACGTGCTCTGCCGGGGCGGTTGACCGGGGACGATGATGGGGGCGGGGCCCGTGCCGTGTCTTTCCTCGTAGGGAGGGACCGGGGATATATTCCCGTATATTTCGGCGTGCTGTCACCAACCGTCGCCGTGTTGCTCTCCGGCCTATACGACAGTTATTTTTTGAAGGGAGCGTCTCTAAAAGATTTTTTATATTATTAGGTCTAGAAATTTTGGTAAAAAATTATACTCCAAATATCTTAAATATAGATCTCCTCTATTCTGAATTTCTCGCTAAGCAAAGATGAAAAGCGAGAATTGCTAAAAACTGTTAGAGAGTACAAATATATAGAAAATAATTTTTACTCAAATAACTCTCTAAATGAAATGATGATTTATAAAGTAAATTTTAAAAAGACTCTGATGCTCTTAAAAATTCCCATCATTATTTCACAAAACTTATACCTTTTTCAACTGGGGAAATGCTATATGGAATCAAGCAACTATTTTTAAGATAGGAAATGCAATCGTTTTCGTTCAGATTATCGTGCTACCATAATCTTCTCAAACTTTGACGATGCTCAATCATAGGGCAAGTGTTGAAGTAATACGTAGGGTAAGATTGGGAGGCTACAGGCAGGCATATCAAATTCGAGCGTGTTTCGGTCTGAATAAACATTTGGAACGCCCATTAGTTGCTCCCTTTCCAGAGAGAGTTCCACGCCAAGACAGAAGCCAAAAACAAAGTCAGCTTAGCAGCCGAGCACGCCGGCGCGAGAGCTAGTACGTTGACAGGTACGATGAGCAACAGCTGGGGCCAGAGGAAAACACGCCGGCGTCCCTCCCAACTGTCACCTCCCAACTCCCAGTGGCTGCTGCTGCAACTTTGCAAGCGACAACGACGTCCATGTGGGGTGGGAAGGCGCGCAGGATCCATCCTCCATCTCCAGCTAGCCCaagcccaccaccaccaccaaacgCCGACACCCGAAGCAACGCCGCACGGCAGCGGCGCGCAACTTGGCTGGGGCACCATGCGCGAATCGGTTCGCCTGGCAACTAACCAATTGCgcctccgccccgccggccgTCCCTTTCTGGGTCCGGTCCGGTCCCTTTCGTGGGGAACGGTGGAGGCGGTGAATGGCCGCACAGGCCCGAGACGGACAGGGCGCCGCCAGATCGAGAAATTCACACACAGCCTCGCGCCGCGTCCATCACGGACCTTTTGGTTCGCCCCATCTCCACCACCAGAATTTGGGGGCAAAATGGAGGCCTGGCATCGTGACTTTTCTTTCCAGAAATGCGAGATTATAAATATGGCAAGGTGTCAACCAGATGTAGGCTGCACCCAGCAAACAGGATGACGAACTGTCTTTCAGAAAACTATCACATGTGGAGGCTATGGAGTGCCTGGGGGCAGACCACATGTATGTGTTTCCAGCAAACAGGGGATGGGGTCATCATTTTCCAAACATGTGATTGTATTTAAGCCATCAAATCAGAAATAAAAACGAGACATGAACGCAATCTTCAGAAACTTGATGCTGAGATAGGAGCGCCATAGAATGGGGGGAAAGGCACTTGTAAGACTACATGTATGGCATAGAATTTGTTTTCTGGGATTTGTCTACCAGATTCAGCATCCGAAACTGCAGCTGCAGATCACTCTTATTGGGTGGGAAGGTAAATGCAGGTTTATACACTTCTTTTACTGCTGAGCCTCTGGTTCTTTCTTCTCCAGATACCTGTCATATGGAAAGTGGCGCTTTTGCGTTAACTTCAGCTTTGCCATCTGAGTTGCATAAAGTTATTCGGCCAGTATGGCCCAAGGAACATAAGGATCCCTCATTATATAGGCAAGTTCAGCAAACATGATATTGCGACGCGGATGGCTGAAGAAGAAAAATGAATTCAGCGCTGCAGTAAGCTTACCCCTGGGTCCTAGCCCACCGAGAGAGCTGGTAGAGCTGGACTGACTCATTGGATGCATGGCATGCCAGAAGCAAGTAGTTCCGCGGCTGCACCATCCATGCGAACCTCATAAACAGTCCTGAATACACGCACATGGCTGCACCAAATGGAACGGTTTGATCAGTATCCATCGAATAGACAGATGATTGCTGCAGTTAAAATGTTTCAAGTATTTTTATTTCATTTACCTGCTGTCATATTGCCAGATATCATTTCAGGAGGTTTGTTCATATCAAGCAAACCCTGCAACAAATATAGCTTATCAGAGCACTGGATGATGTGTGTGTTAAAAAAAACACAGGTAAAGCTGCATTGAACTCAGGCAGGGTATTGAAGATAAACATTGGTACAGAACTTGGTATGACAAGAAACTTTGAGGATTGCGAATGCCAGAACAAATTAGGCATGGGTATGATTCAATGACATGCCGATATGCAAGACACTGTCAGCTCTCTACTATAAAATTATTCCAAGCAAATTTATCTAGTACTGAGTACTTTCATGTAACGAAAATTTCCATAGCTTCAACTAAAGTGCTCCCTCGTTGTTTTCCTTCTGGAAATACAACATAAGGAAATTTTTTTTGCCCCATATGCACTATGTACACAGTTACTTTAATCTAAAAAAAAATGTACACAGTTACTGGTTAGGCCTAAAAGACAAAAGATTAAGCAACGACAGTGTGTCCAAGATGTGTTCAATATTTCTTTCTCGTATTAAGTAAGAAAACTCCAAACAGCATTTTATTTCTGCCACATAAGTATTTGAACTATGTATTTGTGCACTTCCTTCAAACCACACCGTGGAAACTTTTTCTAATAAAATGAGCATATGTCCACTTTCTTGATAAACTTATATACTTCACCAAGTAGTGTCCTTGGAGGGTTAGAGGATTCACAGATCATCGCCAGGCAAAATGAAAGCTAAAGCATCTGTTTGGCCCCCACATTCATTGTGCGCATACAGTTACTACTTGTGTCTAAAAGGATGCAAACAGGCAGGCAGACACTGTGTTTTATAGAGAAAAGAAAACTCTCAAGAGCATTCTGACAAATGATCGATCTTGTCCATGTCCATGTAATTATGCTCCATCTAGAATGGGCACGGTACCACGGTCCCTAGACTGCTCGTGTCATATCTACAAAGTGGTATCTGAATGCTACACAGATAACTGACAAGCCATTGTGCAGTTCAGAATGATGATTCTAACACCATTGGTGCAAAATGATTACCAATGACTGAAAAGGTCCTTAGTAACAGTATATAAGTGAGAAGCCCAATAAGGTGAACTTCCCTAGAGAAGTATGCCACTAGTGCATAGAAGCAATTAAGTATAGTACCCACTGGAGTAAGTACCAGATGTTTTTGCCGTGGAACACGTCATTTCACTATAATATGTTCTCCAATTATAAGGACTGTATCCATTTTGTTCCCAGCAGGCAGCAACCATGGAACAATATCAGAAACAAATTAAACAATTATCAAGAATTATGTCTTTCAGTCAGATATTGCTCTAGTTaaaaggaggatctcgtgcCTCACTGATTCAATCCAGGTACCAGTTTAGCAGAGACCTAATATATTCAGCCTTGTGCATCTTGTGATCAGACAAAAATTTTCTGTTGAGAAGACATTGTTGCTTAAGAAGTGGCAGAACTGTTTGAAATCCAACTCTCAAGTAGCTAACAGCAATATCGTCTTCTCCTTAAGAAGTGGCAGAACTGTTTGAAATCCAACTCTCAAGTAGCTAACAGCAATATCGTCTTCTCATACAAATAAAATTATCAAGGCGGATCTAAACAGTCATATCAAAGCCACATGTTATAGAAGGCAGAGGAAGGcagagggtatcaaaatcagcAGTTTCAGGCTATCGCAACGACACCTGACTACCAAACAAGAAACTATCGACATTTATCATTAAATTTCATGAAGTGGATAAAACCTTAGTTTGGATTATCTACCGCAACACTAAAGCAATATTCTGATGCACACTGAGAAATTACATGATGTTACACCAGAATTGCAGCTACAATCCACAAACACAGCATGTTCAAAGTATGACAGGATTGAAATAAAGACACACGGTGGGATACGACTGTGGCATACCGCAAGGACGAAACCCCAGTTTGCGACGGGGCCCCAGAAGTGGGTGGTCTTGGGGCCGACGGGGCTGTTGAGGAAGGCCTTGAGCGCCGTCGACATGGCGAACGATTTCTCCAAGGATTCACCACACCTGATCACACAACATCTCCCTCATTTAATCATTATTACAATCAATTGACAATTACAGCACTAAATAAAATACAATCATCTCTCATGCCCTCCAGCTCACCAATTAACGGAGAGCAGCAAGAAAGAAACTAAAGCGCTAGCTTTAACAGAACCTAATATGTGCAAAGGTCAGGTGAAACTCAGCCAATCCAGGAAGAACCCTAATCAGCCAACCCGTTCCCTAGAGGCGGGCAACCCGCTCCCGCAAGAACAAATTAGGTCCAAGATTAGCGCTCGCGTCCGTCGAGACCCACCCACTGAGACAAATAGACAACGGAATGCCAACACACGCGATGAGATCGGGAAGCACTGGTGGGGAGCGAGCCAGCTAGGGGTACCTCGTCGctagtcgtcgtcgtcgtctcgtCGAcgtctggcggcggcggcgaggtgttgACGAAGACAGGGTGGGATTATTCTTGGGGGGGAGGTATTTGGGCTGGGCTTTTGGGTGTCTCGGCCTGCgagtttttttctttttgtttttggGTTTTAGGGAATGGATCGAGGGAATGCCATGAAAATAATGGGCTCAAATGATTCAGCGATGTGGAGATCAAGGAAAACGTAACCGCAGAAGTACTTTTAGAGATAATACAAGTTTTCTATGCAGAGATAATACAATTTTTAGGTGAAGTACTTACTCATTCGTTCTCAGCTCGATTCAATTGGTACTATTATTTCGATGGTAAACGACATACCAAACGACGTACCATCTAGTTGTTAATGGTTGTGGTAGCTTCTTCAATCTTAAGATTTGCAGGCTCAATCTTTCCAACGTGCTTTTAAAGATAAAGTTGTGTGTATATATTTGTAGGGACGAGTGTCCATGTGTGTATGTGAGCATTTGCATCTATACTATGCTCACAATTGCATAATGTACTCATAGGGATAAGTATGAGTGCGTATAAGTGAGTGTTTGCATATATCTTATATTTCAAAAGAAAAGGGATAATACAGTTTTTAAGGGTGAATTGGATATTTCAACTTCCCACCAGCATGAAAGTTCTATTTACAGAGTTTAACTGTGAAACCGGCCACTATACACGTTAAACCACTTCACGGGCACACCACGTGAGATAAACACAAAGTTTTGGGGGGTGTGTGGGGGGGGGCGGGGATTGTTGTTTTATCCGGTGGAGGTTGTGGTGTGTCTGGTTTTATATCCAAAGGTTGAAAATCACACCTTTATATTTTTATTGTCACTCTTATGTACCTCCTTCGTTTTTATTAGGGATGTAAATTAGTGATCTTTAGTGCATCTCCAATTctctttagttcaaatattTATACTATTTCTCCAAAATGAGATccaattttagaaaattagcACAAATATTTGAATAAAAAAGGTTGGAGGTGCACCTAAGAGTCACCACTTTGCACCCCTagtttttatttacatatcgtaTTAGGTTTATCTAAGTAAAATTTAACTGACTTTGACCAAATTCATAAATTTCTATAAATCTATTTCACGGTGGATTCAATGAAATAATTTAGAATTGTAAATATTATCATTtttctctacaaatttgatcaaGGTGGTCAAATTTGACTTGGACAAATCTAAtacgatatgtaaataaaaatgaAAAAATTCCCTGGAAGGCCCTCAAGCAAATGACGCTTCCTTCTATGGTCCTGGAAAACTGAGACGCCCTTCTGTggcctcctttttattttcATTCCCTTCTATAACCCTCCCGTTAGATCCGTTAGCCCATTCTGTTAGGGTTTAAGATTTGAGGTGAGAAGAAAAATATCTTGGTCTAAACTGCCCCTGGCACTCCCACACACGCCCCCGACCCCATCTTCCCCATCCATCCCGtgagcggcgtgcggcgcgcggcgcgcggcgggcgttGGGCGCTGGGAGCCGGGCTgcgggcgggcgcgcggcgggcggcgggcggcgggcgccgagcggagggctgcgggcggcgggcgcgcggcgggcggcgagcggcgtgctgcaggcgccgggcggcgggctGCGGGCTTGTTTGGAATCTTAGAGCTAATAAACAAAGAAATATTTATCACAAGTTTCTTTGTTGCCATTTCATGATATCTGGAAGTAGGCTGCTCATTTTATGTGCCATTTTTCTTCTTGTGTTTCAAATGTAGGAAACATTGTGAGCTCATCAGGGTCAAACAAGGAAGTTGCAGTTTTGcagggccatagaaggaagcgtgaTTTGTTTGAGGGCCTTGCAGGGGATTTCGCCCGGGGGTACTATGGTCTTTTCACAGCCACTTAATTGGGACTTAACTGCAGATGTAACGGGAGGGCCGTGGAAGGgaacgaaaataaaaaggaggcTACAGAAGCGCGTCTCAGTTTTCCAGGGCAATAGAAGGAAGCGTCATTTGCTTGAGGGCCTTCCAGGGAATTTTTCCAATAAAAATAGAGAGAGTAGTACCAAGGATTAGTAATGACTTTTAGACGGCTATCAAAGAAGTATTTAATGAAGAAGGTACCCAAAAAAATTAAAGCATGAGTGGACTATATAGATATGCACTTACCTCAACCTCTTTATAGCGGAGTATATTCCCATCACTGTCGCTAGGGATGGATATAACGGTGGGTCGGAGGGAGGGGGGCTCGAGCCCCTCGTACTCTAGGAATTCCATGGAGCCCCCGGAAGACCCTCCTACAAatttgaggaggaagaaggagggaaggagaggtgggagaaggaagaagaacgGGAGAGCCCCCGTGAGCTCAGGGAAGGGGAGGCGGGAGTAGGAAGAAGAACAGGAGAGCCCTCCTGAGCTCCTGAGCTCAGGGAAGGGGAGGCGGGAGTAGGAAGAAGAACAGGAGAGCCCCCTGCATCTGCCATTGTGCTCAACTGATAATGTTGATTTAGCTGGGACTCGAAAGATGATGAGGCTGATCGATCAGGATCAGTTGGAGGTTGGAGGATGACCTAGGTCGATAAATTGAACATGATAGTCATCAAATGCTGCTAAGGCCAATACCAACCTATAGTATTTATAGGTAGTGTTTATGTTGTCATATCATTAAGACACCATATTTAGAAACTACGCTCTACAACCATGATGTCTCGGTATGGATTGTATTAAACTCGCTCTTTTTTCTCCACCTATTATATTTATTCTTCATTTATTATAAAGACACCACCTCACTACCAATGTATAACTTGTAGTGTCTAGTGTATTGATTTACGTGTTGACACTGGATCTTGCATGAGATACAGTTTCTTCctatttttacactctctcttattTATTACGATATCATATAAGCTAAAAGTTCTGTACGACGATATAATTAATACTATAAAAATCATCCAACGTGGAGCTGTTGGATGCCCTACCCTCTCAAGTTTGGAAGAAACTCGGGACGGTGCCTTTACTTCTTCAGCTGCGTTCGGGGCGGCAGGAATGCAGAAATCGAAAACGAAGGGCTCGGCCTTCAATTATCTCCGCCTCATTTAATACCGTCAGCTGCGAACCGTATCCTGTGTACAGCCTGCACAACACTGTGCACACCCCTTGAGAACGCCTATAAAAATGCACGCCTGATCGAGGAGCTGACCGCGTGCAGTGCTGAAACTGTCCATGATTTGAAGTTACTAGCAGTGCTTCTGCACTAGTGCGAGCACGAGCTGGGGGTACTGTCGGCAGTTCGTGCCGTAGAGATAGCAGAGACGAAGCTGAAGGCCACGCCGAGCTTGACCATGGCTTCCGGCCCTCGTTCGTCATCGCATTCCTTCCTCGCCCTTCTTGTCCTGCTGCCTCTCGTGGTGCTgtctgcggcggcggcggtgtcgtTCGAGACCAAGTCCATGGACCCTGGGCTCGTCGTGATGGCGCTGCCGGAGCCGGTGTCCGGACCGGAGAGCCTCGCCTTCGACGGACACGGCGGCGGGCCCTACTCCGGCGTCTCCGACGGCCGCGTCCTCCGGTGGGACGGCGGTCTCCGGGGATGGACCGTGTACGCCTACAACTCCAAGCACAAGTAAGCGAGCGAGCCTAGCTAGAGCGTTTCGTCTTCAACAACACAACACACAGGTTTGACACGATGTTAACCTGAGCACACGTGGTAGGAGCGTGGCGCTATGCGGGCCGGACAAGAAGCTGGTGGTGCCGGAGAGCGTGTGCGGGCGCCCGCTGGGGCTGCAGTTCCACCGGCGCTCCGGCGAGCTGTACGTCGCCGACGCGTACCTGGGGCTGCTCAGGGtgccggcgcgcggcgggctCGCGGAGGTCGTGGCGGCcgaggccggcggcgagccgTTCAACTTCCTCAACGGGCTGGACGTTGACCAGCGGACCGGCGACGTCTACTTTACTGACAGCAGCACCACGTACCAAAGGAGGTACGAGCATACTGCACGATTTGTTTTTAACTCGATTTTCAATCGAAGAAAACCGTCGATCTTTGTGTTAAGACTGATGTTAGCTGCTAATATTTGTCTAAAGAAAAGAAAACACGCacatgtgtgtgtatatatatatataataagttttatctacactcgcGTGTAGCTACTCTCACCATCAGTATACCATTATGCGTATATCCGCATACTTATTTATCACTCTGAGATTGTCCATATAATAATTCTAAAATACTTCAAAAGAATATAAAAAATTCAAAAACACTCCTATTTTTAAACtattataattataccttagcaatagtatataaaaattagtatggCCACGTCCTGCATGTATATCACAGTATTCAATATATACCATCGTAGATGTTCTAGTATGATTAGGTACGTCCTACGTCATGAGATATACATGTAGGAGTGGCTACAAGTACGTTTAGAATGAAtttccatatatatatatatacacacacacccGTTGCCTTGATCAGTTGGTAAAATACTGTCAGTTTGTCACCAACGGCTCTTAATTCTAAAAAATGGTCATTTCTGGTAGGAAATAAGAAGATTGAAAACCAAAATACTTTTTAGGAACATTCCGTAAAATTTGAACGGGCAGTATGTTTCAAAGCCAAAATAGTTTACAATTACTCCCAAAAACGGTTTGTTTAGTATTTTGTCATTTTCAAGAAGATTTCCGAATTTTTTGTTTCTAAAACTGATTTGGAATTTTTGTTTGGGTTCCGCATACGGTTCTTACGGTAGTAGTACGTAGTACTATATATCTCACTATCTCAGCTGGACTCTTAATGATACCAACATGCATGCAATGCGCTGCAGCGACTACCTGCTGGTGGTGGCCCTGGGCGACGAGACGGGCCGGCTGCTCCGCTACAACCGGCGCGCTCGCCGCGTGGAGGTGCTCCGCGCGGGCCTCTCGTACCCGAACGGCGTGGCGgtgggcggcgacggcgagcacgTGGTGGTGGCGCACACGGCGCTGTGCGAGCTGCGGCGGCACTGGGTCCGCGGTCCCCGGGCGGGCGTGTCCGAGACCTTCGCGGAGCTGCCGGGGTACCCGGACAACGTGCGCGCCGACGGCCGCGGCGGGTACTGGGTGGCGCTGAGCAAGAGCGCCGGCGTcgccgcgggcgcgggcgcggcgcccaCGGTCGCCGTGCGGGTGTCCCCCGACGGCAACGTGACGGAGGCGCTGGAGGGGTTCAGCTTCGTGTCCGTGAGCGAGGTGGCCGAGCGCGGCGGCGCGCTCTGGGTCGGCTCCGTCGACACGCCCTACGCCGGCGAGCTCAGGCTGCGGCGCCCCAGCTTCTGATTGGTTACTTGCTGTCCGGTGCGTCGTGCCAACTGTACATGTGGTGTGTTCAGCAGCTAGCGTAGAACGTGTGGTGTGTGAATTGTGGATGTAACATTGGGATTGGCCGGTGGGTGTGCCATGCCGTTCGCCGCCGTCGCCAGCGCTCGTCGTCGCAACGGTGATGGCTTGATTCTGTTGTGGAATGGGGGTTGCTTGTTTATCACGTGCTACGACCGTACCTCATCTTGATGGCCCGGGTATGGCCACGTTAATGGCGGCATTCGACCTCTGTTTGGTGACGCGTCCAAGATTGTCGGGCGCCGGTCCACGACGCTTGATTTGGCCGATTCGATCCTTGTGGTGGGACGACGCTAGCTGCTCGAGTGCTCCTACTGCTCCAACGTACGAAGCTGCTACTGCTCCAACGTACGACGCTGATGCCGTACGAAGCTGCTACTGCTCCAACGTACGACGCTGATGCCGGCATAACCGGGAATGGAGGGCATCAGACGCCAATACATGATTAGGCACAACCCTAGAGTTACAAGTGGGGATGAGAGAAGAGGACACCACGGTACAACCAGTACACACTTCAAGATACAACTCACAAACAAATCAAAGATAAGCCATGACACAAGAAGAAAGACGACCACCGATCCCTGATTAGCGCCACCACCGAGCAACATACTTGCCAAATGCGCCA is part of the Panicum hallii strain FIL2 chromosome 2, PHallii_v3.1, whole genome shotgun sequence genome and encodes:
- the LOC112883621 gene encoding putative F-box protein At2g02030 — its product is MEQKKPRAAEEPARLMCDDALTEVFCRLPARALAACRLVCKSWMTVLTDPHFIHEHLSRGQQKLLLFANDRMSDRSLATVLADDNKSMYQLSRPAASRSVFVHNSCNGLLCLGDSTGAVEVLNPTTAESLMLPMPMYTAGSSQFSSCNWHCLGFCPKKREHKVVHFYPGAHIDSFKVCCEIYTLGAGVWRQVGSFRGAPTDRGVHVNGTVYYLTKFRYISSSRINCLNLESEKFDVMMLPPRKSYGGHCSLTELEGRLCLLVVDGVLEGPPRTMDILMLNSDDKQSWTPRYHFSLPWLMPSCYFTPKHTLFHDGKIWVQLLARNLYCFDPSSNSEELTIAWPELDFPFSTHTFIESIVPLRKDYFIKDIQ
- the LOC112883382 gene encoding mitochondrial pyruvate carrier 1-like, encoding MSTALKAFLNSPVGPKTTHFWGPVANWGFVLAGLLDMNKPPEMISGNMTAAMCVYSGLFMRFAWMVQPRNYLLLACHASNESVQLYQLSRWARTQGYLEKKEPEAQQ
- the LOC112882575 gene encoding protein STRICTOSIDINE SYNTHASE-LIKE 10-like; protein product: MASGPRSSSHSFLALLVLLPLVVLSAAAAVSFETKSMDPGLVVMALPEPVSGPESLAFDGHGGGPYSGVSDGRVLRWDGGLRGWTVYAYNSKHKSVALCGPDKKLVVPESVCGRPLGLQFHRRSGELYVADAYLGLLRVPARGGLAEVVAAEAGGEPFNFLNGLDVDQRTGDVYFTDSSTTYQRSDYLLVVALGDETGRLLRYNRRARRVEVLRAGLSYPNGVAVGGDGEHVVVAHTALCELRRHWVRGPRAGVSETFAELPGYPDNVRADGRGGYWVALSKSAGVAAGAGAAPTVAVRVSPDGNVTEALEGFSFVSVSEVAERGGALWVGSVDTPYAGELRLRRPSF